The Cucurbita pepo subsp. pepo cultivar mu-cu-16 chromosome LG18, ASM280686v2, whole genome shotgun sequence nucleotide sequence ATGGCTACGCCTagtagacatgaaatgcctcaaaatgtactacaAGAGATGCGACTAGTTGTCCGATTCTCCCTGCCCGGAATAGTTATATCCTGTACTACAAGAGATGCGACTAGTTGTCAGATTCTCCCTGCCCGAAATAGTTATATCCTGtttaagccgttgttgttgcttTTTTGCTTGCATGCTATATAACaccaatctctctctctctctNtctctctctctctctctctctctctctctctctctctctctctctctcaaaactcattttccaaaacctctctcccctgctttctaaaatcttctcttgaAAATCGAGACCTGAGGGTTATATTCACGTTGTCCGACCGTAGACAACGTGACTTGACGTAGGCTTGACTCACTCAGTGCTGAGAGCGGGTGTCGCACAATCGTCAAATCCACTGCCTAGAAATAGCGATTGTGACACCTAGCATGCGATCATTCCTTTTCTTAGGTGGTTAGAAAATGCAAGTCTAGGAGAAGAACTTTAGAAGGGCATTTTCGGATGAGTTTGTAGTGTATGTATTTTTAGGACCCTAGTTTGAGATTTCTAAGAAGCATGCTATTTTATGTATTATGCAAAGCTAGAGAGAGAATGTGCATGACTAGAATACGAGTTAGGCAATATGGGTAAGTACGCTATGTAAGATGtaataaattaccaaaatgtcCCCTATAGTGACCCGATAGAATAATCTCCCTAACAAAGTATGCACAAGAGAATCAAACTAAGTTTAAGGCGCTATAGCTAGAGTGGTTTACATGTTGACCCAGGTTAGTACATTTCCAGTAGACTTTGCACCCCTAGATCGTGAGTGATCAGAGGTTTAGTCTTGTGTATACTTAGAGATTGGTTTAGCCTCGAGGAGATAACTCCAAACGTTCTGAAAATGAGCGATGAGATTTAAACCACCTGGACTCCCCTAAGAATATAGTAGACGACCTCCACAACATCCAAGAATGACAAAGGTAGTTCTCTAGGCCATTGGCAGTATGTTCGATATCATTAGTTTAACGATACCATTTAGAGTCTCTACTACTCTTTCCACTCCGACGCCCGTACCATCGAGTTCCACTTCAGTACTCGTAATGTCAAGCCAGACATGAGGTTGGTTAAAGTTGTGAGATCAAACAGTTCAGTTGGATTACCTTACCGTCAATCTTGAGTGACTGTATGGTCATATGGGAAGGGTTTGCCAGTTAACCTCGCATGAACGACGAGTAGACTGAAACACACCATACTATCTCCACTAGAGAGAGAATTCTACGAGGTAGCGCCTCGATCCAGAACACTGGTTTCATACGGCATAGACAAAGCAAGCTACCCTAAGTCAACATACCAATAAAAGTTAGTTCTCATCAAGCTAAGATTTATGGTTTAGTAGATTCCAGATACCAAAAATAGGTGAACCACATCTTTCGTACCCAAAATGGGTCCATGAACAGCTAAAATACCGCTCGAAACTTCGAAGTACCCCAAATACTCAGATAGTAGTAAAAATTAGGCCTGAACTTCCTAAAGCCTTGAGGAAAGCCCGTGGATACCTAATAGGTCAAGGCCTATAAATAGGTTGCTTAcggaatatttttatactcacccttttcttttcgtttgAGTGTCAATTTGTCTTCATACAGAGTCTTTTGTATCTCATTTTGTAATGGTATCTCAAtcccatttttctcttttataacAAATTTGAACAACAATATAGATTTCGTATTGTATTTAGTTGTAATATTGTTTGGCTTTAAAATTTTCGgtgttttatcttttatcatattttactTACATTTCTACTTGCTTTTAGTTTTCGTCTTTTTAGTCACGGTCCGAGATTCAAACTTCGATACTATATCTTATCTTATCTCTTATTTTTGTGGTAGCAACCTCCACGACACTCTTTTCCACCAGCTCTAACATTGTTAATCGACATTATAAGCAACTAGTCGTCTCCGACACCCTTGtctaataaaacaataaataaacaacCATGACTTAGAAgaatcttttgttttcaaaGCTGTCATTtgcattttgttttcaaaGCTGTCATTTGCAAGCATACCCTTGAgtaaaccaaaatttaaaaaatggtccCTCTCGATACACATATAAATAAGTCCAAAACCCCAACAACCATGTGCATGAGATGAGCCATTTTCCCTTTAAAGACAAGCCAAATCTTTGTATTTTCTCCCTTTCCCATCTCCATGTAAGGCATTCATGAATGGACCATTCAACCAACTCATCCTTAATCCAATGATATGGAAGACAAGCCCTTGTTTGCAATATTGGAATTTTACTATTTTGCAAATAGGGGCCCCTCTATCTCTTACCCCTTGTCTCTACATTTGTCCCAACAAAAATGGCTTTTTCTCTTCCTACCCACTTCCATTCCTTTTAAAACCTACCATTCTTTACTTTCTCACAAGTACCTTTAACCCCCTTTAACCCCACACCGATGCCGAGAGAAATAcgttaaaatttattacagTATGGTACAAACAAGCAGATCAGATAAGATAAGTTCAGAACGAGCCACAGAAGAAATATAGTTATCTAATAACACATACTAAAGTTCTAGTTGCCAACTCTACGCTACGATAACGAGCAAGAAGGATCGACccgaaaagaaataaaagaaaagggtctAATGCAAAATGAACAGATTACAAGGACTAAGAGATAAAATAAGCAAACTTTTTCATATATTCTAGAACATATGTATAAACAACATATAGAATCACAATATCATGGATGCTTCCTCAACCATGTTCTGAAATTagctatatataatatgtcACTAAGCAGGAATGAAACCAAGGTACTGAAAAAGTTACCCGTAAACTTGGATCTTCCTCTACGTCGTTGCGTTGCAGCGAGATGCCAGGGCGAGTAATGTTAAACTGGAACTCTGCTGCGCTTAAAAGCTATGCCGCTCTTGCTGCCATAAGAGTCATAGCAAACAGTTACATCCAAAATCTAGAAGATAGCAACCCGATGCAGCTAGATGCTGAATCGTCGTACGTTTGAGTCTGGTGACCGAGATTCAGCCATCTTTTACACCAACAAGAACCAGACCcaaatgaagaacacaaaTAACATGataatcaacaaaatggtAAGTCGTATTACTACACAATCTTATAAAACGATCCCTCTTATCGTGAGGAGGAATGTTACGGTTTGGTTAGATACGGCTGCCTGTAGATAGTGTCAACTCTATTAACAGTCAGAACTCACGAATTCGCTTATCTCGTCCATGACAGTATAGAAGTGCTCGGTATTCGGTAACAAGTAGAAGCCAATTGTTGCCTGCTCAAGATACAAAAGTTTCACCTCCTGGCCATCATTCTCCAGCCCTCTGGCATAAGCCAATTGCCAATCTTGGACAAGATCTAAACCAGCCACCACGACAAGGCTCTTCGGGAACTTGATTCCTTCAAGACTATAGCCCCTCGGCCCGAAGGGATTACAAGCTGGATGGTCTCTATCTTCTCCCTCAGGGAGAAAGGCCCTCCAATACCAATCTCTATCTCGAATGGTCACAAAATACTTCCCATCCAACCGAATCTCCGATTTCGTTCTTTCCTGTCCCCCAAACATTGGATTAAGAAGTATATTACCAAACACTTTGATTCCCGACTTCACAGCTCTTGATGCAACATGGTGTACAATGTTTCCACCCGAACTATCGCCAGCCAAATAGATATAGCTTTTCGAGTCTTTACTTCGAAGCCATGTTCTTGAGTTCACCCAATTGAGTGCAGTCCATCCATCATCATAAGCACATGGATATCGATTTTCAGGAGCACGCCTATAATTCACAGAGATAACAACAGCCTTACAAAGGCTAACCAATCGACGACATAGCGTATCATAGATAGCGCTATTAGCAGACGAATGAGCAAAGCTTCCACcatgaaagaaaacaataacaGGGACAACAACCTCAGAATCCACAGGCTTCTCAAGATCAACAATGCTAGTAGTCTGAGGCTCCCCTCCCTTGGCAGGTCGATAAATTCGACAAAGCAGGCTCGTAGCACGATCAATAATGACATCAAACGAGAAAGCCCCATCAACAGGGTTAGCATTTGCAGGGACCTTCCGGTCGAGAAACTCAGCCAAATGGCGATTGAAGGTCCCATCAGGCCGACGAAGAAGATTATAAGCCAACTTGAAGTTGGAAATGAGAACCCAGGTATTCAGTGGAACCACCATCTATTCAAAACAATCTcagaaaattcataaacatAATCCACAAAATCAAATAGCCAAAGAACTTCTCTCTAATGGCGATTTTCCAAAGATATCATacataaaacaacaaaaatcacTGCCCATTTCAGCTTAGACCAACACAAACACTCAAGAAGCCTGTCGGGCAATCCCTAATCCGAATCAAACACAGAATGCTAGCAGATCAACCAAAAACCGACATAGAATCAACGAACAAAGAGCttaaaagaaactcaaaatttacaaaaacctcaacaaaaaaggaaaggaaaaaaaaaacgaaaaatcaAAGTCAACGATTGATCAGCTATTAATAGAAAGAAATACAGGGCAAGAGAGAGGCAACCGAAAGgggaaataacaaaattagaaaCCAAACGAATTAAATCAAAGCAGTACCCTAGCTTCGTTGAGATTGATTTGATTAGTTCCAGCCATCATCAAagcagagagaagaaagaacagaagaagaacACGGTCAAGTAAATCTCCCTTTCACAAATGGAACAGAGTTGGTTCAAGATCTTGAAGCAGAAGCGAAATCGCGATTCAAAGTCGCACGCATATTGGACGAAGAGCCATTTGCCGCGTAACTTCCTTCTATGAGTCTCCAACTCTGAAGATCAATAAGAGAGGGGGGAGGTGCGAAGGATAAGTACTGCGGCGCAATTTAGCAGAAAACCAAGCGAAATACTAAAGTGCGCTATTCGGGGGAACCCCAGACCAGAGAAAACGACAAATTGAGAGGCCGAAAGAAAACCTGTTCCGTGGGACCGCCCCAATCCAAGTTTTAAAGCGtaattaatttcctttttcttatgGTAATAACTTTTTATGACGTCATAAATTCcttttaccaatttttttttttttttttaactttttggaCGTCTGTATGTACACAAATTCGGTTAAGTTGGTGACCTGGATAATCTGAAGAAACACCGAGTAAGAAAGGCGGGCTTAACAGGTTTCTGAATCCTAATTTGACATCATGGAACATGAATTTGAActaaatatcgaacaaagaattgtgagcctcgaaggtgtagtcaaaagtgattaAAACGTCAagcaaagggtgtactttgttcgagagctccagagaaaggagtcgagcctcgattaaagggaggctattcgagagctccataagcctcggGGGAGGCTTATAgggtactttgttcgaggggagaattgttgaggattattgagagtgagtcccacattggttaatttaggaaatagtcatgtgtttataagtgGAAAATACTATCTTTATTGATACGAGGCATTCTGGGGAGTACAAAACAATGGGAGTTCACatcctaatttttaaaatataataaaaacaaaagtaattattattattattttattttatttatacataCGAGAGATTGAGCGGAGACGACACTGAGCTTTCTTGTGCGCGCGTGCGTGCCTGGTGGCCGATGGGATAGCACGTGAGGACAGAGGGTGGAGTTCTCTCAACTATTATTATGCCCTTCTATTCTTACTTATTTACGTAAATGCCATTGCTTTTTCtgaaatatttatgtttcacaaaatttaaaataataatNtttttttttttttttttttttttttttttttttttttttttttttttttttaatatttcattaaattttcctcaattttgtaatttttattttatattaaaagtgATAATTGTTAATGATTTAGTGTATTGATTTTTTGCTTTGTCGAGTGAGCGGTAGACTCGAACGGCTAATCTTTTTGGCTCATGATAGTATCTCAACCAGTTAATTATGTCGAGTTGGCTAGGAATGTACGTATGATTCAATAACCCGACTAACCTAAATTACCCTACCTAAACCAGCCCGAAAATAGGATTATATTGTTTTtcggtttgggttgggtttatTTTTTGCAAAACTAAAAATTCGATCGAGTTTgcgagttgacattttttgggTCGAGTCAACCCAACTAACCCGAAAATAGGTTTACAATCCAATCTTACTATACTTTTATAAacattaagaatatttaacgtttgtaacCAATGTTTGTGTTGTGACGATCTTCGAGATGAATTTGATAGTTATCttccaaatattaaaaattaattattaagaattgctaaaaataataataataataataatactaaaatataattatgaattaaagaaaaattaaattaaaaatatatattttaaaattaacaataaattcagATTTCAGATTGATTCGATTCAATCCAATCTAGTTTTACGGAACCCATGAACCAACCTTatgtataaaattttcatttatttgaactcgACGGAACCCATGAACGAGCTCTCCTTTATCTTTTGACGAATGAAGAACATTTTGAATGAGCCAGCATCAAGAATTCCATCTATGTTGGTCTCGGAATGGTAACAAAAATGAATCGTTTTTGTAGCATTTTTTTTGGCACATGGTAATGGGTCACCCCTTTACCTACTTCGAGATCCAACTATGTACTCTTTACCTACTTCGAGTTCTACCAAACGTACCACTTACTTCTAATTTGAGCATCGTCTTCAACCTTTTCTATTCTAACTTACGGGCTACAAATTAAATACAGAGCTTCAACTACCctgattttattttcatggtcTTTATAGCTGACGTCGTCATTCGTACATGAgtgtcttacctttacttgAATAGATAGTAAATGCGGGTTGAGTAtctaaaaatactcaataagtagtCTTACTATTGAGGTCgaaaaatgcaatcacatgcaatcatgGTTCATGGTGAGACCTATCTTTTTGTGACTGTTCCTTGGACGTGTCACAACTTGTTTTCAAGCTTGTCCGAAGAACGAATAATGACTAGGGTTGACTCGATGGTGTAAAAAAAAGCCGGTCAAATTTTTTgcgaaataaaaacaaagaaaatttaaaacagaGTTCATAAGTAgctaaaacacaaaataaggaacgagcaaaatatttaaaataaaagggtgTGGAGTACGGGAAACATGGAGTGAGTACAAAGacttagtaagtagcctacttgtagggtCTTAATCGTGCTTTTGATgtgctagggtaccacactcGTTCTTATCTGGTTCTAGTTCTTTTTGCAAATATTTAGGTCATTTGGTTATGTTCTTGACTTATGAGTTCTTATCCTGAGGACCGTGGTCCTTGGATTCTGAGGTCTGAGATCTAAGGACCTTAGTACTGTGGTTCTAGGTTCTTGTCTTTAGAACTTagatcttgatccatgttctagttcTTGGtcgttgtcttgttcttggtcTCTTTCTATGTTCTTGTCTAtttttggtttgttctccaagacaccCGTTAGGATTTACGGTACAAGACATGAACCTGACAACCTATGTCCAAGGTATCATACATTCCAAGCGAGGGAGGAAAACAGACCCTTATACCCTAAGTGCAGAAGACCACACACAGGAGAATGCTTAGCAGGAACCAATGTCCGCTTCAGCTGTGGATCAAAGGGACACGAGAGTCTAGAATGCACAAAAAGGAGGGACAGGGTTACTAACCCAATAGACCAAGAACAAATCGAGAACCAGGGA carries:
- the LOC111779957 gene encoding gibberellin receptor GID1C-like — protein: MMAGTNQINLNEARMVVPLNTWVLISNFKLAYNLLRRPDGTFNRHLAEFLDRKVPANANPVDGAFSFDVIIDRATSLLCRIYRPAKGGEPQTTSIVDLEKPVDSEVVVPVIVFFHGGSFAHSSANSAIYDTLCRRLVSLCKAVVISVNYRRAPENRYPCAYDDGWTALNWVNSRTWLRSKDSKSYIYLAGDSSGGNIVHHVASRAVKSGIKVFGNILLNPMFGGQERTKSEIRLDGKYFVTIRDRDWYWRAFLPEGEDRDHPACNPFGPRGYSLEGIKFPKSLVVVAGLDLVQDWQLAYARGLENDGQEVKLLYLEQATIGFYLLPNTEHFYTVMDEISEFVSSDC